GTTGAGTCTTTGGCCGCTGATCAGTTGGATATTGTGATTGCAGCGATGACAATTCGCCCTGACCGGGCCGAACAGGTTCTGTTCAGCGACCCCTATTACGATGCATCCCAGGTAATGGTTGTCCGTGACGACGAAACCCGGAGATTTGGTGTGGACGACATAGTCGATCAAGATTTAATCGTTGCCGTACAGATGGGCACCACTGGCGCTTTTGAGGCTGAGGATATCCTCGGGGCTGAGGACCATCCCAATCTCAAGCAGTACCGGCGCGCCAACGAGGCATTCATGGAGCTGAAAAACGGACGGGTCGATCTTGTAATCATTGATGAGCCCGTAGCCCTCAATTACATTGCCCAATTGGGCGGCATGAAGGTGCATGGTGAGCCGTTCACCGATGAGCAATTCGGGATTGCTGTCCAACTGGAAAATACCGAAATGATGGATAAAATCAACGCCTCGCTGGCCAAGATGGTGAACAGCGGCGAATATGATCGTTTGTTCAAGCTCTGGTTCGAGGATTAATATCTGAGCATGGACGCAATAAAGTTTGAACTAATTGTCGATGCCCTACCGGCACTTTTGCAGGGCGCAAGGTTATCGCTTTTGGTCAGTGCATGTTCTGTTTCCATTGGTATCTGTTTGGGCATCATCATCGCCAGCGGTCGCCTGTCCAAGTTTAAACCATTCAGCATGCTGGCCGGCGCCTATGTTGCCTTTTTGCGGGGCACGCCGATGATTGTGCAGATTTTTATCGTTCACTTCGGCCTGGTGGAATTTGGCATTCGTTTGCCGGCGATTGCTTCGGGGATTATTGCCCTCAGTTTGAATAGTGGCGCTT
This genomic window from Bacillota bacterium contains:
- a CDS encoding basic amino acid ABC transporter substrate-binding protein — its product is MKLAKSLVMLCAVLVAALALAGCGGDSDVLRVGTEATFPPFEYTDEDDNIIGFDIDIINWIAEDNDWEIEVTHLPFDTLVESLAADQLDIVIAAMTIRPDRAEQVLFSDPYYDASQVMVVRDDETRRFGVDDIVDQDLIVAVQMGTTGAFEAEDILGAEDHPNLKQYRRANEAFMELKNGRVDLVIIDEPVALNYIAQLGGMKVHGEPFTDEQFGIAVQLENTEMMDKINASLAKMVNSGEYDRLFKLWFED